In Gammaproteobacteria bacterium, a genomic segment contains:
- the asnB gene encoding asparagine synthase (glutamine-hydrolyzing) — protein sequence MCGIAGMVHLSGQGKPEEAVLARMSERLQHRGPDSSGCFVHESVGLSFRRLKIMDPEGGDQPLFSHDNSVVLICNGEIFNHRELKASLQDQNIQFKTQSDVEVLIYLYLEQGPDFVKSLNGQFAFALYDMRQRRLMLARDHFGICPLFYTLAEKELIFASEIKALLQHPKVNAAVDLRGLDQIMTFPGLVSPTTLFQGIHSLKSGHYALVQHGDIQMRRYWDLDYPLSSTDSYSESATARKSDEEYLQQLQELMTRSIAYRLQSDVPLGCYLSGGLDSSLILGLASQISTDAVPAYSIVFNEKEQDESSYQQAVAAHCGTRLHNIPFSYDYSPQAFERMIYHSECAVKESYNLCSMALSQAVRDAGYKVMLSGEGADEFFAGYVGYRLDSLADSDETVADDLQHALERQYRNTLWGDEYCYYEREYHAFEDSKKALYSDPINQHFTDFNCINHSPVDVDMLRGRNPMDQRSYLDFKLRLSEHLISDHGDRMGMAHSVEVRYPFLDKDLVEFSATLPAHLKIQNGQEKVILRQLANSQLPARIAQRQKFGFHARGSDALLQQNLEWVNDLLSYDRIKRQGYFNPDSVEYLRQQYTQDGFRLNLPYEDDWLMIVLSFNVFLDVFSVSGASN from the coding sequence ATGTGCGGAATTGCAGGCATGGTACATTTAAGCGGCCAAGGTAAACCGGAAGAGGCGGTGCTGGCTCGCATGAGTGAACGTTTGCAGCATCGCGGTCCCGATTCCAGCGGCTGTTTTGTGCATGAGTCCGTGGGTTTGAGTTTTCGGCGCTTGAAAATTATGGACCCGGAGGGCGGCGACCAGCCCTTGTTCTCTCACGATAACTCGGTGGTATTGATTTGCAATGGGGAAATCTTTAATCACCGCGAGCTCAAAGCATCGTTGCAAGATCAGAATATTCAATTCAAAACCCAGTCCGATGTGGAAGTACTCATATATCTATACCTGGAGCAAGGCCCGGATTTCGTTAAAAGCCTCAACGGCCAGTTTGCCTTTGCTTTGTACGATATGCGCCAGCGGCGCTTAATGCTGGCCAGGGACCACTTTGGTATTTGTCCGCTGTTTTATACGCTGGCAGAGAAAGAGCTGATTTTTGCCTCGGAAATAAAAGCGCTGCTGCAACATCCCAAAGTGAATGCCGCGGTGGATCTGCGTGGTCTGGATCAAATCATGACGTTCCCCGGTCTGGTGAGTCCAACGACCTTGTTTCAAGGCATTCACAGTTTAAAAAGCGGACACTATGCCTTGGTGCAACACGGTGATATTCAAATGCGCCGCTATTGGGATTTGGATTATCCCTTAAGTTCAACAGATAGCTACTCGGAAAGCGCCACAGCAAGAAAGTCGGATGAGGAATATTTGCAGCAGTTACAAGAGTTAATGACCCGTTCCATTGCTTATCGTTTGCAATCCGATGTACCGCTGGGGTGTTATTTGAGCGGTGGTTTGGACTCCTCGTTGATTCTAGGGCTGGCTTCCCAGATCAGCACCGATGCGGTGCCTGCCTACTCGATTGTGTTCAATGAGAAAGAACAGGATGAATCGTCTTATCAACAGGCGGTGGCTGCTCATTGCGGAACCCGTTTGCACAATATTCCTTTCAGCTACGATTATTCTCCCCAAGCCTTTGAACGCATGATTTATCACAGCGAGTGTGCCGTGAAAGAGTCTTACAATTTGTGTTCTATGGCTTTGTCCCAGGCGGTACGTGATGCGGGCTACAAAGTGATGTTGTCCGGGGAAGGGGCGGACGAGTTTTTCGCCGGCTACGTAGGCTACCGTTTGGATTCTCTGGCGGACTCGGATGAGACTGTTGCCGATGATTTACAGCATGCTTTGGAGCGGCAATACCGCAACACCTTGTGGGGTGATGAATATTGTTACTACGAACGCGAATACCATGCTTTTGAAGACAGCAAAAAAGCCCTGTACTCCGACCCAATCAATCAACACTTCACTGATTTCAATTGCATAAACCATAGTCCGGTAGATGTGGATATGCTGCGTGGGCGCAATCCCATGGATCAACGTTCTTACTTGGATTTTAAGTTGCGTTTGTCCGAGCATTTAATTTCCGATCATGGCGACCGCATGGGTATGGCGCATTCGGTGGAAGTGCGTTATCCGTTTTTGGATAAAGACTTGGTGGAGTTTTCTGCCACCTTACCGGCTCATTTGAAAATACAAAATGGGCAGGAGAAAGTGATATTACGGCAGTTGGCTAACTCCCAACTGCCGGCCCGAATCGCACAGCGGCAAAAGTTCGGTTTTCATGCGCGCGGCAGCGATGCCTTACTGCAACAGAACCTGGAATGGGTTAATGACCTTTTGTCCTATGATCGTATCAAGCGCCAGGGTTATTTTAATCCCGACAGCGTGGAATACTTGCGACAACAATATACGCAAGACGGGTTTCGACTCAATTTGCCGTACGAAGACGATTGGTTAATGATTGTGTTGAGTTTTAACGTATTCCTGGACGTGTTTTCCGTTTCCGGAGCGTCTAACTAA
- a CDS encoding peptidogalycan biosysnthesis protein: MKATKVMKATIQLYGTVHDIPPLVWQQLDTADTGLFQGAPFLAAQEGILRQRGLQFHYAVVSEQGRACALLIFQQYSLSLNDLLVDANWFRALQRVAIVRCLSRRPIVTMIVCGDVVSTGVQGLLFAEHVDAEHRAALLEAVAERVRVRVRKRAGFGLLLLKDLQHDMSHAKVLGGYASLSLPPTMVLPIPQQWNSLNDYMASLKSKYRTRIKQIRRAAEPLQRRLLSLADLERYHSEIDALYAAVYQRAKAKGPYLGVDYFVSLRRQLPLERYQIEGYFLGQRLMAFNTRYKVNGVVESAFFGVTEQDNREYQLLKCMLVDDLEYAIHNNAVLLHLGRTNYWMKSALGAQAVACFSCYRPLNRWSSILAAMIGPLTEAEPWVACQPFRGEAPDWLAPLPPVHSFLSLERSKSVLG; encoded by the coding sequence ATGAAAGCTACGAAAGTCATGAAAGCCACTATCCAATTGTACGGCACTGTGCATGACATACCGCCATTGGTGTGGCAGCAGTTGGATACCGCCGATACCGGTCTGTTTCAGGGTGCGCCTTTTCTGGCGGCACAAGAAGGTATATTGCGTCAACGTGGTTTACAGTTTCACTACGCGGTGGTTTCCGAGCAGGGACGGGCGTGTGCATTACTGATTTTTCAGCAGTATAGCCTGAGCCTCAACGACCTTTTGGTGGATGCAAATTGGTTTAGAGCGCTGCAGCGTGTGGCGATCGTACGTTGCTTGAGTCGTAGACCCATTGTGACCATGATCGTTTGTGGTGATGTGGTCAGTACGGGTGTACAGGGTTTGCTGTTTGCAGAGCATGTAGACGCTGAGCACAGGGCTGCCTTACTTGAAGCAGTGGCAGAGCGGGTTCGCGTGAGAGTACGAAAGCGCGCAGGTTTTGGTTTGTTGCTGTTAAAAGACTTACAGCACGACATGAGTCATGCCAAAGTGCTTGGTGGCTATGCCTCTTTGAGTTTGCCGCCCACCATGGTCTTACCCATACCACAGCAGTGGAACAGTTTAAACGACTACATGGCCAGCCTCAAAAGTAAATATCGCACCCGCATCAAGCAAATTCGACGTGCCGCAGAACCTTTGCAGCGTCGCTTGCTCAGTCTTGCAGATCTGGAACGTTATCATTCGGAAATCGATGCTTTGTACGCCGCGGTTTACCAAAGAGCCAAAGCCAAAGGTCCGTATCTGGGGGTGGACTATTTTGTTTCCTTGCGGCGGCAATTACCTTTGGAGCGTTATCAGATAGAAGGCTATTTTCTCGGACAACGTTTAATGGCGTTCAATACCCGCTATAAGGTCAATGGCGTGGTGGAAAGTGCTTTTTTTGGTGTGACCGAGCAGGATAACCGGGAGTACCAGTTGCTCAAGTGCATGTTGGTGGATGATCTGGAATATGCCATCCACAACAATGCTGTATTACTGCATTTGGGTCGTACCAATTATTGGATGAAAAGTGCATTGGGCGCGCAGGCGGTGGCGTGTTTTTCCTGTTATCGACCTCTTAATCGTTGGTCTTCGATCTTGGCAGCCATGATTGGTCCTTTAACTGAGGCGGAGCCGTGGGTGGCGTGCCAACCGTTTCGGGGTGAGGCCCCGGACTGGCTGGCGCCGTTGCCGCCCGTGCATAGCTTTTTATCCTTAGAACGCAGCAAGAGTGTGTTGGGGTAG